From the Leptospira sp. WS60.C2 genome, one window contains:
- a CDS encoding OmpA family protein has protein sequence MIPNKNQFLLIISVCFLFIGVFFPTNLNADLIYFPFEYNQIYKEKYALELELADIRKQHQNELNRLEEEKKDLQSQIRNLTEDLELEKRNRAKEQDDYSDKLRDYDMRLRSLEKKGTDKERTLAEENRKREEKDRAEIEALKRKLEEKERECLQKEQKLRDTYESKIDELKERIRNLEEELASLRKLTKEQKRELERLSEQTKEFEEKLAKEITSGQIRLKRFHNKLIINIDDKISFDSGSSELKPAILPAIEKIRDILASYPENYIVVEGHTDNVPIKTKFRNNWHLSSERALSVLEFILQNKSLNPKNFSSAGYGEHQPIVPNSTRENKALNRRVDIVVIPRATSSLGANHD, from the coding sequence ATGATTCCAAATAAAAATCAGTTCTTACTGATCATATCCGTTTGTTTCCTGTTCATTGGAGTTTTTTTCCCGACAAACCTGAATGCGGACTTGATCTATTTTCCTTTTGAATACAATCAAATTTACAAAGAAAAATATGCTTTGGAATTGGAGCTAGCGGACATTCGCAAACAACACCAAAACGAACTAAATCGATTAGAAGAGGAAAAAAAAGACCTACAATCACAAATCAGAAATCTCACGGAAGATTTGGAATTGGAAAAACGAAACCGCGCGAAAGAACAAGATGACTATTCCGACAAACTGCGCGACTACGATATGCGCCTTCGGAGTTTAGAGAAAAAAGGAACAGACAAAGAACGAACTCTGGCTGAAGAAAACAGAAAACGGGAAGAAAAAGACCGCGCCGAGATTGAAGCACTCAAACGCAAACTAGAAGAAAAAGAAAGAGAGTGTCTCCAAAAAGAACAGAAACTGAGAGACACTTACGAATCCAAAATCGATGAATTAAAAGAAAGGATTCGAAACCTCGAAGAAGAACTCGCAAGTTTACGGAAACTTACCAAAGAACAAAAAAGAGAACTTGAAAGACTTTCCGAACAAACAAAAGAATTCGAAGAAAAACTCGCTAAAGAAATTACATCGGGTCAAATTCGACTCAAACGTTTCCATAACAAACTCATCATTAACATTGATGATAAAATCTCATTTGATAGTGGCTCTTCTGAATTAAAACCCGCCATACTTCCTGCAATTGAAAAAATTCGTGATATTTTGGCGTCTTACCCAGAAAACTACATTGTTGTGGAAGGACATACTGACAATGTTCCGATCAAAACTAAGTTTCGTAACAATTGGCACTTATCCAGCGAACGGGCATTATCTGTTCTCGAATTTATTTTACAGAATAAAAGTCTAAACCCAAAAAACTTTTCTAGTGCTGGGTATGGAGAACACCAACCGATTGTTCCGAATAGCACGAGAGAAAACAAAGCGTTAAACCGAAGAGTGGATATTGTAGTGATTCCAAGAGCAACAAGTTCACTCGGGGCAAACCATGACTAA
- the uvrA gene encoding excinuclease ABC subunit UvrA, whose amino-acid sequence MKEENKLSDVDSFIRIRGAREHNLKNLNLDIPRDKLVVITGLSGSGKSSLAFDTIYAEGQRRYVESLSSYARQFLGQMEKPEVDQIEGLSPAISIEQKTTHRNPRSTVGTVTEIYDYLRLLYARVGKPHCPKCGTAISSLSVDQITDRINVFPEGTKLQILAPVIQGKKGEHREVLERYKKEGFNRVRVNGQVYSLEDEIPLKKNFKADIDIVVDRLVMKPGIQSRLSDSVETALKTADGIVVVEDGEKDHLFSQKLSCPKCDDVSIPELTPRLFSFNSPFGACSNCDGLGALLEFDEALLVTDREASLAEGCIEAWGGSKSNSYWYMATIQALSKKLKFNLNTPWKDLPEKVKNVILYGDESIHIDYDFRGANSHYEFSRNYEGVIPNLKRRYKETKSDSMRQWFESFMTNHDCEECKGKRLRKEALAVKVQGIGIDTYTGLSIEKALEFTKESEYKGAEDTISKPILKEILQRLHFLNDVGVGYLNLSRSAGTLSGGEMQRIRLATQIGSRLMGVLYILDEPSIGLHQRDNTKLVQTLKGLRNLGNTVLVVEHDKETMEEADYIVDMGPGAGVHGGEIVAFGTPEQIKKDKHSVTGKFLSGEKRISKPDVRRPGNGKFLKITGASHNNLKNVDVSIPLGTLTVVTGVSGSGKSTLINEILYKELASSVMGMKLVPGKHKKILGKEQIDKVINIDQSPIGRTPRSNPATYTGLFTFVRELFSGLEEAKVRGYGPGRFSFNVAGGRCEKCEGDGILKIEMHFLPDIYVECEVCKGKRYNRETLEVKYKGKHISDVLDMTVEEAVVFFENIPSLKRKLDTLMDVGLGYIKLGQAATTFSGGEAQRIKLSTELSKRPTGKTLYILDEPTTGLHFEDIEKLLTVLQVLVDKGNSMVIIEHNLDVIKAADYIIDIGPEGGDGGGEVIATGTPEEVAAVKSSFTGQYLKKVLEEEKELDVKFANSKKKGKS is encoded by the coding sequence ATGAAAGAGGAAAACAAGCTATCCGATGTGGATTCCTTTATTCGTATTCGTGGCGCTCGTGAACATAACTTAAAAAACCTGAACTTGGACATCCCGAGGGACAAACTTGTGGTGATCACGGGTCTATCGGGGTCTGGAAAGTCGTCTCTTGCTTTTGATACCATTTACGCGGAAGGTCAAAGGCGGTACGTCGAATCTCTTTCCAGTTATGCTAGACAATTCTTGGGACAAATGGAAAAACCAGAGGTGGACCAAATTGAGGGGCTAAGCCCCGCGATCTCCATCGAACAAAAAACCACACATCGTAACCCACGTTCCACAGTCGGAACCGTCACTGAAATTTACGATTACTTACGTTTGTTATATGCACGTGTGGGAAAACCCCATTGTCCCAAGTGTGGGACGGCCATCTCGAGTCTGTCTGTCGACCAAATCACTGATCGGATCAATGTATTCCCTGAAGGAACCAAATTACAAATCCTTGCTCCCGTCATCCAAGGGAAAAAAGGAGAACATCGAGAGGTCCTCGAACGTTATAAAAAGGAAGGATTCAATCGGGTACGTGTGAATGGGCAAGTGTATTCCCTGGAAGATGAAATTCCATTAAAGAAAAATTTTAAAGCGGATATCGACATCGTTGTCGACCGGCTTGTGATGAAACCAGGGATCCAGTCCCGTTTGTCTGACTCTGTTGAGACCGCACTCAAAACAGCAGATGGCATTGTTGTAGTAGAAGATGGGGAAAAGGACCATTTGTTTTCTCAAAAACTTTCTTGTCCAAAATGTGATGATGTGAGTATCCCTGAACTCACACCAAGACTTTTTTCTTTTAACTCTCCTTTTGGTGCTTGTTCGAATTGTGACGGACTTGGCGCCTTACTTGAATTTGATGAAGCACTTCTTGTCACCGATAGAGAGGCATCTCTTGCTGAAGGATGTATCGAAGCTTGGGGCGGGTCTAAATCCAATTCCTATTGGTATATGGCCACCATACAAGCGTTATCCAAAAAGCTAAAATTTAACTTAAATACTCCTTGGAAAGATCTACCTGAAAAAGTAAAGAATGTGATCTTATATGGGGACGAATCCATTCATATCGATTATGACTTTCGAGGAGCCAACTCTCATTATGAATTTTCAAGGAATTACGAAGGAGTCATTCCTAATTTAAAGCGCCGGTATAAAGAAACTAAATCTGATTCCATGAGGCAATGGTTTGAATCCTTTATGACAAACCATGATTGTGAAGAGTGTAAAGGCAAACGACTCAGGAAAGAAGCACTCGCGGTAAAGGTCCAAGGCATTGGCATTGATACCTACACTGGTCTTTCCATCGAAAAGGCTCTCGAATTCACCAAAGAATCAGAATACAAAGGTGCAGAAGATACCATCTCCAAACCCATCCTTAAAGAGATTTTACAAAGACTTCATTTTTTAAATGATGTGGGGGTAGGGTATCTCAACCTTAGCCGTTCTGCAGGAACCTTATCCGGCGGTGAAATGCAAAGAATCCGTCTTGCCACGCAAATTGGATCAAGGCTTATGGGAGTTCTTTATATCTTAGATGAACCTTCCATTGGGCTCCACCAAAGGGACAATACAAAACTTGTACAAACTCTAAAAGGTTTACGCAATTTAGGAAACACCGTCCTCGTTGTGGAACATGACAAAGAGACAATGGAGGAGGCCGATTACATAGTAGATATGGGGCCTGGAGCTGGTGTTCACGGAGGAGAGATTGTTGCCTTTGGCACTCCCGAACAGATCAAAAAAGACAAACATTCTGTCACTGGGAAATTTTTATCGGGTGAAAAACGAATTTCAAAACCAGACGTACGTAGACCTGGCAATGGTAAGTTCTTAAAAATCACGGGAGCTTCGCATAACAACCTTAAGAATGTAGATGTATCTATTCCTCTCGGAACTTTAACGGTTGTTACGGGAGTTTCTGGTTCTGGAAAATCCACCTTGATCAATGAAATTCTCTATAAGGAACTCGCAAGTTCTGTGATGGGGATGAAACTTGTTCCCGGAAAACACAAAAAAATTCTAGGCAAAGAACAAATTGATAAGGTGATCAATATCGACCAATCTCCCATTGGAAGGACACCGCGCTCTAATCCTGCGACATATACAGGACTCTTTACCTTTGTCAGAGAACTTTTTAGTGGGTTAGAAGAAGCAAAAGTACGGGGCTATGGGCCAGGTCGTTTTAGTTTTAACGTAGCTGGGGGAAGGTGTGAAAAATGTGAAGGGGATGGAATCCTTAAAATTGAAATGCACTTCCTACCGGATATTTATGTGGAATGTGAAGTTTGTAAGGGCAAACGATACAATAGAGAAACTCTTGAGGTAAAGTACAAAGGAAAACACATTTCGGATGTCTTGGATATGACTGTGGAAGAGGCGGTTGTATTCTTTGAAAACATTCCAAGCCTCAAACGAAAGTTAGACACCCTGATGGATGTGGGCCTTGGGTATATCAAACTCGGGCAAGCCGCTACTACCTTTTCCGGGGGAGAGGCACAAAGGATCAAACTTTCCACTGAACTTTCCAAACGCCCCACAGGGAAAACCTTATACATTTTGGATGAACCTACCACGGGACTTCATTTTGAAGACATCGAAAAACTATTAACCGTATTGCAGGTATTAGTGGATAAGGGAAATTCGATGGTCATCATTGAACACAATTTAGATGTGATCAAAGCAGCTGACTACATCATCGACATTGGGCCGGAAGGGGGAGATGGGGGTGGTGAAGTCATTGCTACGGGAACTCCAGAGGAAGTGGCGGCTGTAAAATCTTCGTTTACGGGGCAGTATCTCAAAAAAGTCCTAGAAGAAGAAAAGGAACTGGATGTTAAATTTGCCAATTCCAAGAAAAAAGGAAAGTCCTAA
- a CDS encoding L-threonylcarbamoyladenylate synthase produces the protein MKTLISSDVRLLADLIRKGGVVVFPTETVYGIGASSFLEEACKRIYQIKGRPGDNPLIAHFSSIEEIKTICEVNETAERLLCEFSPGPITLVLPKKNPAIFPKNLTTLAVRIPKNPLIREWIRECGTPISAPSANLSGRPSLTRMTDVVRYFDGIVDGIFDTEEPSVGIESTVVGLTTEIPILLRPGVIESKDLKLFLPNLVIPGSFSLEKTDVPLSPGTKYKHYAPIANVKVLPRETFVSLFSSFGANPNFGWIGFTLEEKESKSLPNGSKEKERICNVSTNAEYTSKLYAFFEACDRLGLEGIYCEEPKLGEGAEGLRNRLEKASETK, from the coding sequence ATGAAAACTCTCATCTCTTCGGATGTTCGTTTGCTTGCGGACCTCATCCGAAAGGGAGGAGTGGTTGTCTTTCCCACAGAAACAGTCTATGGAATTGGGGCCTCTAGTTTTTTAGAAGAGGCCTGCAAGCGAATCTACCAAATCAAAGGTAGACCAGGTGACAACCCACTCATTGCTCATTTTTCCTCGATCGAAGAAATCAAAACTATATGTGAAGTAAACGAGACAGCAGAGCGTTTGTTATGCGAATTTTCGCCTGGTCCCATCACCCTTGTCCTTCCCAAAAAAAATCCAGCCATCTTTCCAAAAAACCTAACAACTCTCGCCGTCCGTATTCCCAAAAACCCACTGATTCGAGAGTGGATTAGAGAATGCGGAACACCCATCTCTGCACCCTCTGCCAATCTCTCAGGAAGGCCATCTCTTACTCGCATGACAGACGTTGTGCGTTATTTTGATGGAATCGTGGACGGGATTTTTGATACAGAGGAACCAAGTGTGGGCATTGAATCCACTGTTGTTGGTCTTACAACAGAAATTCCTATTCTTCTAAGGCCAGGGGTCATCGAGTCTAAAGACTTAAAACTTTTTTTACCAAACCTAGTGATTCCAGGATCGTTTTCTTTGGAAAAAACAGATGTTCCGTTAAGTCCTGGCACAAAATACAAACACTATGCTCCCATAGCAAATGTGAAAGTGCTTCCAAGAGAAACGTTTGTATCTCTGTTTTCCAGCTTCGGTGCGAATCCAAATTTTGGATGGATTGGATTTACCTTGGAAGAAAAAGAGTCGAAGTCTCTCCCAAATGGGAGCAAGGAAAAAGAAAGGATTTGTAATGTGTCTACGAATGCAGAATATACATCAAAACTTTATGCGTTCTTCGAGGCTTGTGACAGACTAGGTTTAGAAGGGATATATTGTGAAGAACCAAAACTCGGGGAAGGTGCGGAAGGGCTTCGGAACCGTTTGGAAAAAGCCTCCGAAACAAAATAA
- a CDS encoding S49 family peptidase — translation MFRILFSLLFLPFRILYLVYLRLSLVFQRGRDVYELEMPSLFEDSYKSFLVKKFQGKEETITRLELLILLKTIEKNPNIKTLDLSLPPLEWTLSEFYEIRHELKAIRDSGKTIRMFAKEGGLGTLLLLSVATERYLAPESEFTVLLPSAEPMFFGKFLKNWGIEVQAFASGPYKSFAESFTRGEFSKEARKNLESLILNLRGVILEALTGGNQSLESLFYKPMLSADDLLSAGFIQGIKTEGEFFREDRKLLSPNFPLLYQSLREFSLLPKRKQEVVILPLEGGITGGEYLHKNRENGKIEAFSLIPTLKALGEDKKIKAVILEISSPGGSAFYSEQIHQEILELKKTKLVTAYFKDTVASGGYYIATAADYITASPVCITGSIGAVSIRANLQKLYKKFHLNKEAVGFYPFRDIHSEFQPLSKQSVQYLESQIKKIESLFYKRVSEGRNIPLEDLPKIGMGRVYLPTTENKIVDSLGGLLDAVNFVKEKLGGKAIYLTEELPAYNLKNKIPLLGGLLAELKLLESLGEVSLLSHTKLHWKNRK, via the coding sequence GTGTTTCGAATTCTTTTTTCCCTTCTTTTTTTACCCTTTCGCATTTTGTACCTGGTTTACCTACGTCTAAGTCTAGTTTTCCAAAGAGGTCGCGATGTGTATGAACTGGAAATGCCGTCCCTTTTTGAGGATTCGTATAAATCCTTTTTGGTGAAAAAATTCCAAGGAAAGGAAGAAACCATCACCCGTTTGGAACTTCTCATCCTTCTCAAAACCATCGAAAAAAATCCAAACATCAAAACACTCGATCTCAGTTTGCCACCGCTTGAGTGGACACTTTCCGAATTTTATGAGATCCGACACGAGCTAAAAGCCATCCGTGATTCCGGAAAAACCATTCGGATGTTTGCCAAAGAAGGTGGGCTTGGTACGTTACTTCTACTCTCTGTGGCAACGGAAAGGTATCTTGCTCCTGAATCCGAATTTACTGTTTTACTCCCAAGCGCCGAACCCATGTTTTTTGGTAAGTTCTTAAAAAACTGGGGAATTGAAGTGCAAGCCTTTGCCTCTGGTCCATATAAATCTTTTGCGGAAAGTTTTACTCGTGGGGAGTTCTCCAAAGAAGCACGAAAAAATTTAGAATCGCTCATTCTCAATTTAAGAGGAGTGATTTTAGAAGCCCTCACGGGTGGGAATCAATCACTCGAATCTCTATTTTACAAACCGATGTTATCTGCCGATGACCTTCTCTCTGCGGGATTCATTCAGGGAATCAAAACAGAAGGAGAATTTTTTAGGGAAGATCGTAAGCTCTTATCTCCAAACTTCCCACTTCTCTACCAATCCTTAAGGGAATTCTCCTTACTACCGAAACGAAAACAAGAAGTGGTGATTCTCCCGTTAGAAGGTGGCATCACAGGGGGAGAGTATTTGCATAAAAATAGAGAAAACGGTAAAATCGAAGCTTTTTCTCTCATTCCCACCTTAAAAGCCTTAGGCGAAGACAAAAAAATCAAAGCTGTGATCCTAGAGATTTCGTCTCCTGGAGGATCTGCTTTTTATTCCGAACAAATCCACCAAGAAATTTTAGAACTAAAGAAAACAAAATTAGTCACAGCGTACTTCAAAGACACAGTGGCAAGTGGCGGGTATTACATTGCCACAGCCGCCGATTATATCACCGCCTCACCTGTGTGTATCACAGGTTCCATCGGGGCCGTGAGTATCCGTGCCAACTTACAAAAGTTATATAAAAAATTTCATTTGAATAAAGAAGCCGTTGGGTTTTATCCGTTTCGGGATATCCATTCGGAATTCCAACCTCTTTCCAAACAGAGTGTTCAATATTTAGAATCCCAGATCAAAAAAATAGAGTCTTTGTTTTACAAACGAGTTTCGGAAGGAAGAAACATTCCTTTGGAAGACCTACCAAAAATAGGCATGGGGCGCGTGTATCTCCCGACAACAGAAAATAAGATTGTAGATTCTCTCGGGGGGCTTCTGGATGCCGTAAACTTCGTGAAAGAAAAATTAGGCGGTAAAGCGATTTACCTTACAGAAGAATTGCCCGCTTACAATTTAAAAAACAAAATCCCGCTACTCGGTGGCCTTCTTGCCGAACTCAAACTTCTTGAATCTCTCGGCGAGGTGTCCCTACTCTCTCACACGAAACTTCACTGGAAAAATCGCAAGTAA
- a CDS encoding acyl-CoA dehydrogenase, translating into MQTSPFHLFARWGEIGSPYPKALPAEGGTEKQTSGQTSQRLGFYRSWKPYLHSASFYDFILGKESYFEFQKKLSILAEESFGVSLALSCMVEVNVAGGVLTSSCYANPGSHPLWNVFLQKEPICILSVGVSEPGFEGKLKKLNSQVSSGKLTGKKSFITNGGEADFIFWVTKTEEKNPVYWVPVPKPEDSKFVLEKEEFHTDFACLVSHLRLFVSEYPIPEDSLLLEDYGPLGMELRLKEMCSLVSLLIGKTKVLSLKNPKIAEERNKLIQWQETFLSPVIGNPTKELLLEGFPYPIDTLIQTITSHYQLEKPEDLKTIDPDWQLFLWEDSFTKYLTQKKKRNLS; encoded by the coding sequence GTGCAAACATCACCGTTTCACTTGTTTGCCCGTTGGGGAGAGATCGGTTCACCCTATCCCAAAGCTTTGCCTGCAGAGGGAGGAACGGAAAAACAAACGTCCGGTCAAACCAGTCAAAGACTTGGATTTTATCGGAGTTGGAAACCCTATCTCCATTCCGCTAGTTTTTACGACTTTATTTTAGGAAAGGAATCTTACTTCGAATTCCAAAAGAAACTATCCATCCTGGCAGAGGAATCTTTCGGAGTCTCGCTTGCTCTTTCGTGTATGGTGGAGGTGAATGTCGCGGGAGGTGTTCTCACATCTTCTTGTTATGCGAATCCAGGCTCTCATCCTTTATGGAATGTTTTTTTACAAAAGGAACCTATTTGCATTTTGTCAGTGGGAGTGAGTGAGCCTGGGTTTGAAGGCAAATTGAAAAAACTGAACTCTCAAGTCTCTTCTGGAAAACTTACGGGAAAAAAATCCTTCATCACCAACGGAGGAGAGGCAGACTTTATTTTTTGGGTAACGAAGACGGAAGAGAAAAATCCAGTCTACTGGGTTCCCGTTCCCAAACCAGAGGACAGCAAGTTTGTCTTGGAAAAGGAAGAATTTCACACAGACTTTGCCTGCCTTGTTAGCCATTTGCGTTTGTTTGTTTCTGAGTATCCAATCCCAGAAGACAGTTTACTCCTCGAGGATTATGGTCCATTAGGAATGGAATTACGACTAAAAGAAATGTGTTCGCTTGTGTCTCTCCTCATTGGTAAAACCAAGGTTTTGAGTTTGAAAAATCCAAAGATCGCAGAAGAACGAAACAAACTCATTCAGTGGCAAGAGACCTTTCTTTCTCCTGTCATCGGAAACCCCACAAAAGAGTTGTTACTTGAAGGGTTTCCGTATCCTATAGACACTCTCATCCAAACGATTACCAGTCATTACCAATTAGAAAAACCTGAGGATTTGAAAACAATCGACCCTGATTGGCAACTCTTTTTATGGGAAGATTCCTTCACCAAATACCTCACCCAAAAGAAAAAAAGAAATCTTTCGTGA
- a CDS encoding cation diffusion facilitator family transporter, with amino-acid sequence MTNKRPKRRKLIFFLSLSGLLSVMIFFIEWVGSEESGSLALFADAGHIFTDVFAHIISLFALLIASKKPNQKYPFGFHRFEVIAAFLNGLLLIGIALFILYESYVRYYGEAHVEAETMLVYSLIGFAINLISAGLLVGVSKTSLNLKSAYLHVISDLLGTLAVIFGAVLIHFTGVKQIDSILSILLGLFILKTSYGIVKESVQILIEADTSDFDKTHLLEHIQVLDGIQTVPKITVRKLTSGVFSVELQIAVQEKANRDQITLEIHKVLKEEFGVPFVSVEIISSKMLTKLESVTIRETEREFGHHGHEHGHSHDHRKTKHAHHH; translated from the coding sequence ATGACTAACAAACGTCCCAAACGAAGAAAACTTATCTTTTTCTTAAGCCTTTCTGGGCTTTTGTCTGTGATGATTTTTTTCATCGAATGGGTAGGCTCTGAAGAAAGCGGAAGCCTTGCTTTGTTTGCCGATGCAGGGCACATTTTTACCGATGTGTTTGCTCATATCATTTCTCTTTTTGCCCTTCTCATTGCGTCCAAAAAACCCAATCAGAAATACCCATTTGGCTTCCATCGGTTCGAAGTGATCGCTGCCTTTCTCAATGGGTTACTCCTCATTGGGATTGCACTATTTATTTTGTATGAAAGTTATGTTCGGTATTATGGGGAAGCTCATGTCGAAGCAGAAACGATGCTTGTCTATTCTCTCATCGGATTTGCGATCAATTTGATCTCTGCTGGGCTTTTGGTGGGTGTGAGTAAAACAAGTCTCAATTTGAAATCTGCCTATTTGCATGTGATTAGTGACCTACTCGGAACACTTGCTGTCATTTTTGGAGCGGTTCTCATCCACTTTACTGGTGTAAAACAAATCGATAGCATCCTCAGTATTCTACTAGGGCTATTTATCTTAAAAACTTCTTATGGAATTGTCAAAGAGTCTGTGCAAATCCTCATTGAAGCCGACACCAGTGATTTTGACAAAACCCACCTTCTGGAACACATCCAAGTGTTAGATGGAATCCAAACGGTTCCTAAAATCACAGTGAGAAAGCTCACCTCTGGTGTTTTTTCTGTGGAATTACAAATCGCGGTACAAGAAAAAGCCAATCGAGATCAAATCACATTGGAAATCCATAAAGTGTTAAAAGAAGAATTTGGCGTTCCTTTTGTCTCCGTGGAGATTATTTCAAGTAAGATGCTCACAAAATTGGAATCCGTTACGATTCGCGAAACCGAAAGAGAGTTTGGACACCATGGTCACGAACATGGACACTCCCATGATCATCGGAAAACCAAACACGCCCATCACCACTAA
- the mgtE gene encoding magnesium transporter, with the protein MEEERKKESEFRIKIDRESDSYEDFVSEIKSSILAKDQSSLTSMLDGAHPADVVTLFKDLEREEELYLFRLLSAEDQAYSLIKMEEETLESFLEELSVDEISKTLGHIETDETTYLLSYLPSAKRELVLANLSKADSFEIRSQLGFREYSAGRLMSKDFATVTITDNVRKGIINVRKKAKEIEDIYQIYVTNEDGVLEGFIPLKDLFLTPINTKIAKITNFSVFAFHYDVDQEEVANTFKKYDLVSAAVTDDLGRIIGRITVDDVLEIVEEEASEDILLMAGVSEDERLSTPILQSVKRRIVWLNVNLLTAFVSSTVVAFFEDTISKIVVLATLMPIVAGLGGNAGTQSVTVVIRNIATGDLSFSNWWDAVRKEFTIGILNGLALGTVTFTMIYLVKGNLTLGLVVGTAMLVNMMVASLVGSLVPIVLKGMKIDPAIASSIFVTATTDVCGFFFFLGLATVFAKYLV; encoded by the coding sequence ATGGAAGAAGAAAGAAAGAAAGAGTCCGAATTCCGAATCAAAATCGACAGAGAAAGTGATTCCTATGAAGACTTTGTTAGCGAGATTAAATCTTCTATTTTGGCAAAAGACCAATCGAGCCTTACGTCCATGCTCGATGGTGCTCACCCCGCAGACGTTGTTACCTTATTCAAAGATTTAGAACGCGAAGAAGAGTTATATCTGTTTCGCTTATTGTCTGCGGAAGACCAAGCATACTCCCTCATCAAAATGGAAGAGGAGACATTAGAGTCTTTTTTAGAAGAACTCTCTGTCGATGAGATTTCCAAAACTTTAGGGCACATTGAAACGGACGAAACAACCTACTTACTATCGTATTTGCCTAGTGCCAAACGAGAACTCGTTTTAGCCAATTTGAGTAAAGCGGATAGTTTTGAAATTCGCAGTCAGCTTGGGTTTCGCGAATATTCGGCAGGGCGACTTATGTCCAAAGACTTTGCCACAGTCACCATCACAGACAATGTGAGAAAAGGCATCATCAATGTCCGAAAGAAAGCAAAAGAAATCGAAGATATCTATCAAATTTATGTAACCAATGAGGATGGAGTATTAGAAGGATTCATTCCTCTTAAGGATTTATTTCTCACTCCCATCAATACCAAGATTGCAAAGATCACAAACTTCTCTGTTTTTGCATTCCACTATGATGTCGACCAAGAGGAAGTTGCCAATACCTTTAAAAAATACGATTTGGTGAGTGCGGCGGTAACAGATGATTTGGGTCGTATCATCGGTCGCATCACAGTGGATGATGTTCTCGAAATTGTGGAAGAAGAAGCATCAGAAGACATCCTCCTCATGGCAGGGGTTTCGGAAGATGAACGTTTGTCCACACCGATCTTACAATCGGTCAAACGTAGGATCGTATGGCTCAATGTGAATTTACTCACTGCCTTTGTCAGTTCGACTGTCGTTGCCTTTTTTGAAGATACCATTTCTAAAATAGTCGTTCTTGCCACCCTCATGCCCATTGTGGCAGGCCTTGGTGGTAATGCAGGTACTCAATCGGTAACGGTTGTTATTCGTAATATTGCTACAGGAGATTTGTCTTTTTCCAATTGGTGGGATGCAGTGAGAAAGGAATTCACGATCGGAATTCTCAATGGATTAGCCCTAGGAACCGTTACCTTTACGATGATTTACTTAGTGAAAGGAAACTTGACTCTTGGCCTTGTTGTAGGTACGGCCATGCTTGTGAATATGATGGTTGCTTCCCTTGTAGGATCTCTTGTTCCCATTGTGCTCAAAGGAATGAAAATTGATCCCGCAATTGCTTCTTCCATTTTTGTAACGGCAACCACCGATGTGTGCGGATTTTTCTTTTTCTTAGGACTTGCTACTGTCTTTGCAAAATATTTAGTTTAG